The following proteins are co-located in the Dyadobacter chenwenxiniae genome:
- a CDS encoding FecR family protein, with translation MKHPKPSSEILRKYLTGTCSDAESQEVNDWYQSLDAGHPELWTGVEEENLYNRIQVRIAEEEKTHLRPAPVAVFRTYALRVAAVLFVGLGIAYYFYFKPDKTVSETNAQVSDWVSFENNEKKVNRYTLPDSTTVWLSPGATLSYARAFKQRKVRFSGEGFFDVKPDKLHPFEIFSGEMKTRVLGTSFNLRANAGEATCQVTVVTGMVEVESLKEKKPVVLRPAQQVVFAKNSDALTVKTLPENRETKEIWQSVSLVFDEVPMDEVAERLEKIFKVNIEFKDPQIKKCRLKVDFNNQRLPEILDMIDALLGTTYQIEGEKITFGGEGCH, from the coding sequence ATGAAGCACCCTAAACCTTCATCTGAGATTTTAAGAAAATACCTGACCGGCACATGCAGCGATGCGGAAAGCCAGGAAGTGAACGACTGGTATCAAAGTCTGGACGCCGGGCATCCCGAGCTCTGGACTGGTGTTGAGGAAGAAAACCTGTACAACCGCATTCAGGTGCGCATCGCGGAGGAGGAAAAAACACATTTGCGGCCTGCTCCGGTGGCGGTGTTCCGGACATATGCGCTCCGGGTTGCGGCTGTGTTGTTTGTTGGCCTGGGCATTGCTTATTATTTCTATTTCAAACCAGATAAAACGGTTTCCGAAACGAATGCACAGGTTTCTGATTGGGTAAGTTTCGAAAATAATGAGAAAAAAGTGAACCGCTACACGCTGCCCGACAGCACGACGGTTTGGCTGAGTCCAGGGGCGACATTGTCCTATGCGAGAGCATTTAAGCAACGAAAAGTGCGTTTTTCAGGTGAAGGATTTTTTGATGTAAAGCCCGACAAGCTGCATCCGTTCGAGATCTTTTCGGGCGAAATGAAAACCCGGGTTTTAGGGACCAGTTTTAATTTGCGTGCCAATGCAGGCGAAGCAACTTGCCAGGTTACGGTGGTGACGGGCATGGTGGAAGTGGAATCTTTGAAAGAGAAAAAGCCGGTGGTTCTGCGTCCCGCACAGCAGGTGGTTTTTGCCAAAAACAGCGATGCATTAACGGTGAAAACATTGCCTGAAAATCGGGAAACGAAGGAAATCTGGCAAAGCGTCTCCCTGGTTTTCGACGAAGTGCCGATGGACGAAGTGGCCGAACGGTTGGAAAAGATCTTTAAGGTTAACATTGAATTCAAAGACCCGCAGATTAAAAAGTGCCGTCTGAAAGTGGATTTTAATAACCAGCGGCTTCCCGAGATCCTGGATATGATTGATGCTTTGTTAGGAACGACTTACCAGATAGAGGGAGAAAAAATTACGTTTGGCGGTGAAGGCTGTCATTAA
- a CDS encoding dihydrodipicolinate reductase C-terminal domain-containing protein yields the protein MKVFVVGSGKLASAILSAKTTFNNCELIPWENAFQHSKEQAIILHCGSGRQIAECVMFCQRTGSKFIELSTGLDTEHFTPDFPIIICPNTSILMLKTMGMLGQFGKQFKDYQIAITESHQSAKQTEPGTAFHIADSLGFPVEKIISVRDRETQSAEIGIPDEFLGKHAYHKIVIQDGNDSLTIETKVLGHTSYAAGVRQIIDLILNKNLENKRYNVLELMQ from the coding sequence ATGAAAGTGTTTGTTGTTGGTTCGGGTAAGTTGGCGAGTGCAATTCTTTCGGCCAAAACAACATTTAACAACTGCGAGCTGATTCCCTGGGAAAATGCATTTCAGCATTCAAAAGAACAAGCAATAATCCTGCACTGCGGTTCCGGGCGACAGATTGCTGAATGTGTAATGTTCTGTCAGCGAACCGGTTCAAAGTTCATTGAGCTTTCGACAGGTCTGGATACCGAACATTTTACACCCGATTTTCCAATCATCATTTGCCCGAACACCTCCATCTTAATGCTCAAAACCATGGGCATGCTGGGGCAGTTTGGGAAACAATTTAAGGATTACCAAATCGCAATCACAGAGTCGCACCAGTCGGCCAAACAAACTGAGCCGGGAACTGCTTTTCATATTGCTGATTCACTTGGCTTTCCTGTTGAGAAGATTATTTCTGTAAGAGATCGGGAAACGCAATCGGCTGAAATCGGCATTCCGGATGAGTTTCTTGGTAAACATGCCTATCATAAAATCGTTATTCAAGATGGAAACGATTCATTGACCATTGAAACGAAAGTCCTTGGGCATACGTCCTATGCGGCTGGCGTCCGGCAGATTATTGATTTGATTTTAAATAAAAATCTCGAAAACAAGCGGTATAATGTCCTCGAATTAATGCAATAG
- a CDS encoding efflux RND transporter periplasmic adaptor subunit, with translation MKNHIVICLGVLLLFSCADEKSKETDQPESPASDSAQTEQMVSISDAQQKSVGIEVGTPAFENISGVLSLQGKIDVPPQSTISLSFPVGGYLKSTKMLPGMHVRKGEVLAELEDMQFIQLQQDYLTAKEKLLLAESEFNRQRDLNASKASSDRVFQQARAEMETQRILASALGQKLEVIGIDPAKLKADKISKSVPIKSPINGFVSKVNVNVGKYTAPTDMLFELVNPNDIHLVLNVFEKDLSALSVGQRVTAFTNGDPARKFQAEIILITKSLDQDRMAEVHCHFEKYNASLVPGMFMNGEVSVTSKKALTVPEDALVRWENKFYVFTDNGSGNFEMIHVKPGVINHGKQQIEAAGIDDSTKLVVKNAYALLMKIKNTEKDG, from the coding sequence ATGAAAAATCACATTGTTATTTGTCTCGGCGTGCTGCTGCTGTTTTCCTGCGCGGACGAGAAGTCAAAAGAAACCGATCAGCCGGAAAGCCCAGCTTCGGACTCCGCGCAAACCGAGCAAATGGTCTCCATCAGCGACGCCCAGCAGAAAAGCGTGGGCATAGAAGTGGGTACGCCAGCATTTGAAAACATCAGCGGCGTGCTGTCGCTGCAGGGGAAAATCGACGTGCCGCCGCAGAGCACCATAAGCCTCAGTTTTCCGGTCGGCGGCTACTTAAAATCCACCAAAATGCTCCCTGGCATGCATGTACGCAAGGGTGAGGTTTTGGCCGAGTTAGAGGATATGCAGTTCATCCAGCTCCAACAGGATTACCTGACTGCCAAGGAAAAGTTACTCCTGGCAGAATCCGAATTCAACCGCCAGCGCGACCTGAATGCCAGCAAAGCCAGCAGCGACCGGGTTTTTCAGCAGGCCAGGGCAGAAATGGAAACCCAGCGCATACTAGCCAGCGCATTGGGACAAAAACTGGAAGTGATCGGCATTGACCCGGCTAAACTTAAAGCGGATAAGATCTCGAAAAGCGTGCCTATTAAGTCGCCCATCAATGGTTTTGTCTCGAAAGTCAATGTCAATGTAGGCAAGTACACCGCGCCGACGGACATGCTTTTCGAGCTTGTCAATCCGAATGATATCCATCTGGTTCTGAATGTGTTTGAAAAAGATCTTAGTGCATTATCGGTAGGCCAGCGTGTAACCGCTTTCACCAATGGTGATCCAGCGAGGAAATTCCAGGCCGAGATTATTCTGATCACCAAAAGCCTCGACCAGGACAGAATGGCGGAAGTGCATTGCCATTTCGAGAAATACAATGCATCGCTCGTTCCAGGCATGTTTATGAACGGTGAAGTCTCCGTGACCAGCAAGAAAGCGCTCACTGTGCCCGAGGACGCGCTCGTGCGCTGGGAAAATAAATTCTACGTTTTCACCGACAACGGCAGCGGCAACTTCGAAATGATCCATGTAAAACCAGGCGTCATTAACCACGGCAAGCAGCAAATAGAAGCAGCCGGCATTGATGATAGCACCAAGCTGGTTGTTAAGAATGCTTATGCACTCCTGATGAAGATCAAAAACACAGAAAAAGATGGATAG
- a CDS encoding RNA polymerase sigma-70 factor, producing the protein MKLICQCDEELAFRELYRRHARLLVHIAIRKTGLKSIAEDLVQETFLKFWLGRNKFDIQKNIQAYLNGMLKNNIINYFHQEQKKRTTAFLDEEEVLDNDTSEYLEFNNLHEFYEQSLLKLPQKCREVFILSRKGYSLKEIAASMEISEKTVEAHISKALKILRVEMKDYIAFAVLFLPLI; encoded by the coding sequence ATGAAATTGATTTGTCAATGTGACGAAGAACTGGCGTTTCGCGAGCTTTACAGGCGTCACGCGCGGCTCCTCGTTCATATTGCTATAAGGAAGACGGGGCTGAAATCTATTGCCGAAGACCTGGTTCAGGAGACTTTTTTGAAATTCTGGCTCGGCAGGAACAAGTTCGACATTCAAAAAAATATCCAGGCTTACCTGAATGGGATGTTGAAAAACAACATTATCAACTATTTCCACCAGGAGCAGAAAAAGAGAACGACCGCATTCCTGGATGAAGAAGAAGTGCTCGATAATGATACGAGTGAATATCTGGAATTCAATAATCTCCATGAATTTTACGAGCAATCGCTGCTCAAACTTCCGCAGAAATGCCGCGAAGTTTTTATCCTGAGCCGAAAAGGCTATTCCCTCAAAGAAATCGCCGCTTCTATGGAAATTTCCGAGAAAACCGTGGAAGCGCATATCAGCAAGGCGCTCAAAATCCTGCGCGTAGAAATGAAAGATTACATCGCATTTGCCGTGCTTTTTCTTCCATTAATTTGA
- a CDS encoding glucuronyl esterase domain-containing protein, translated as MSKFPNSPHRTSAAKWMTCCLLSVSYIAAAQQQAANRPTMVAGFPVNYSEDSVGTYTLPDPLKTNDGQKVTSAEVWTKKRRPEIVKLFEESQFGKMPGRPTDMHFNVFDKETPALNGKATRKQVTVYFTKDTADHKMNLVIYTPAAATKPVPLLMNISFIAYNQLIDDPGLMVGNVWNKEGQRVKADKPTPFGKMNVEQFIDAGFGFATVYYGDIEPDFKDGIKHGIRSLYLKPGQTQTAPDEWGAIAAWGWGLSRAMDYFETDKSIDSKRVALQGASRLGKTVLWAGAHDPRYKVIIASISGEGGAALSRRNYGETIQHISDPSRYLYQFAPKYHDYAANVNSLPVDGHMLVALIAPRPLLLQTGSTDYWSDPKGEFLAAVAAAPVYKLFKEKGPETAVMPAAGDTSLLMNELGYFMHDGGHSVLPVDWTHIISYMKKYL; from the coding sequence ATGTCAAAATTCCCAAATTCACCGCATCGCACTTCTGCGGCCAAGTGGATGACTTGCTGCTTGTTATCTGTAAGTTACATCGCAGCCGCACAACAGCAAGCGGCGAACCGCCCGACAATGGTTGCCGGTTTTCCAGTCAATTATTCGGAGGATTCGGTGGGCACTTACACCCTCCCCGATCCGCTGAAAACCAATGACGGACAAAAAGTGACCAGCGCGGAGGTCTGGACTAAAAAGCGCAGGCCTGAAATTGTAAAGCTGTTTGAAGAATCACAGTTTGGCAAAATGCCCGGTCGTCCGACGGACATGCATTTCAATGTTTTTGATAAAGAAACGCCTGCACTGAATGGGAAAGCGACACGCAAGCAGGTTACGGTTTATTTTACCAAAGACACTGCGGACCATAAAATGAACCTGGTGATTTACACACCCGCTGCTGCAACCAAGCCTGTCCCTTTGCTGATGAACATTTCGTTTATCGCTTATAATCAACTTATTGACGATCCGGGTTTAATGGTTGGTAATGTATGGAACAAGGAAGGTCAGCGTGTGAAAGCGGATAAGCCTACGCCATTCGGGAAGATGAATGTGGAGCAATTTATCGATGCCGGTTTTGGGTTTGCCACCGTGTATTATGGTGATATTGAACCTGATTTCAAAGACGGCATTAAGCACGGGATCCGCAGTCTTTATTTAAAACCCGGACAAACACAGACCGCACCCGACGAGTGGGGCGCTATTGCTGCCTGGGGTTGGGGACTGAGCCGCGCTATGGATTATTTTGAAACGGATAAATCCATTGACAGCAAGCGTGTTGCATTGCAAGGTGCTTCTCGTTTGGGAAAAACAGTGCTGTGGGCTGGTGCGCATGACCCGAGATACAAGGTCATTATTGCCAGCATTTCGGGCGAAGGCGGCGCCGCGCTGAGCAGGCGAAATTATGGCGAAACAATCCAGCATATTTCGGATCCAAGCCGATATTTGTATCAATTCGCCCCGAAATATCATGACTATGCAGCCAATGTAAACAGCTTACCCGTTGATGGACATATGCTTGTGGCCTTAATCGCCCCCCGACCATTGCTGCTGCAAACAGGCAGCACGGATTACTGGTCGGATCCGAAGGGTGAGTTTTTAGCTGCTGTTGCGGCCGCTCCTGTCTACAAATTATTTAAGGAAAAAGGCCCTGAAACAGCGGTTATGCCAGCTGCGGGTGACACCTCACTACTCATGAACGAGCTCGGTTATTTCATGCACGACGGTGGACACAGTGTGCTTCCGGTCGATTGGACACACATTATTTCATATATGAAAAAATACTTGTAA